DNA sequence from the Streptomyces cinnabarinus genome:
TGCTCTTCGTCACCATCTACACGATCAACAAGGACCTGCACATGTCCGCGATCGCCGCGCTCGCGGTGTCGCTGGTCCTGGTCGTGGTCCGGCTCGTGATGAAGGACACCGTCAAGCACGCCTTCAGCGGTGTCTTCGGCGTCGCCTTCGGTGTGGTCTTCGCGATGATGACGGGCAACGCCAAGGACTTCTATCTGCCGGGCATGCTCTACACGCTGGGCCTCGGGCTCGCGTACATCATCACCACGCTGTGCGGGGTCCCGCTGATCGGTCTGATCCTCGGCCCGGTGTTCAAGGAGAACCTCTCCTGGCGCAAGCGCAACCCCGGCCGCAAGAAGGCGTACGCCAAGGCGAGTTACGCCTGGGGCACGATCCTGCTCGCCAAGTGCGCGATCCTCTTCCCCCTCTACTGGTGGGCGGACACCACCCAGTTGGGCTGGGTCCTGGTCGCCCTCAAGATTCCGCCGTTCCTGCTCGCCGTCTGGCTGACCTGGGTCTTCCTCGCCAAGGCACCCGCTCCGATCGATGTGTTCGCGGAGATGGAGG
Encoded proteins:
- a CDS encoding DUF3159 domain-containing protein, which gives rise to MTSLDKPTEDTTADAAADARAVTEAALFEAFGGMRGMVETVLPGLLFVTIYTINKDLHMSAIAALAVSLVLVVVRLVMKDTVKHAFSGVFGVAFGVVFAMMTGNAKDFYLPGMLYTLGLGLAYIITTLCGVPLIGLILGPVFKENLSWRKRNPGRKKAYAKASYAWGTILLAKCAILFPLYWWADTTQLGWVLVALKIPPFLLAVWLTWVFLAKAPAPIDVFAEMEAAEKAEKERQAEARSAN